In Aegilops tauschii subsp. strangulata cultivar AL8/78 chromosome 3, Aet v6.0, whole genome shotgun sequence, one genomic interval encodes:
- the LOC109768892 gene encoding acidic endochitinase-like, translating to MASRALTPFQFAAILLVALFAKCNAGSIAVYWGQNDGEVSLAKTCASGNYKFVVVAFLPKFGKGQKPELNLAGHCDPSSGGCKSLSKDIHSCQRRGVKVLLSLGGADGSYGLSSRGDARQVAMYLWNTFLGGTSSSSRPLGDAVLDGIDFDIEKGGSKFWGDLARDLKNLDKGVLLSAAPQCPFPDQWDDGAIRTGLFDFVWVQFYNNPECQISAGRGAFLAAWKRWESLPIGKLFLGLPASKDAAGTGFVPAGKLKSVLPLIKGTPKYGGVMLWAKFYDDRIGYSSAIKSHV from the coding sequence ATGGCAAGCCGAGCTCTCACCCCCTTCCAGTTCGCCGCCATCCTCCTGGTGGCGCTCTTCGCCAAGTGCAATGCTGGCAGCATCGCTGTGTACTGGGGCCAGAACGACGGCGAGGTGTCACTGGCTAAGACATGCGCGTCAGGTAACTACAAGTTCGTCGTCGTTGCTTTCCTCCCCAAGTTCGGCAAGGGCCAGAAGCCGGAGCTGAACCTCGCCGGCCACTGCGACCCTTCATCTGGCGGCTGCAAAAGCCTGAGCAAGGACATCCACTCGTGCCAGCGCCGCGGCGTCAAGGTCCTCCTCTCCCTTGGCGGTGCGGACGGCAGCTACGGCCTCTCGTCCCGCGGCGATGCACGACAGGTTGCCATGTACCTCTGGAACACCTTCCTGGGCGGCACGAGCTCGTCGTCTCGTCCCCTCGGGGACGCTGTGCTCGACggcatcgacttcgacatcgagAAAGGCGGCTCCAAGTTCTGGGGTGACCTCGCCAGGGACCTCAAGAACTTGGACAAGGGCGTGCTGCTGAGCGCGGCGCCACAGTGCCCTTTCCCCGACCAATGGGACGACGGCGCGATCAGGACGGGGCTGTTCGACTTCGTGTGGGTGCAGTTCTACAACAACCCGGAGTGCCAGATCAGCGCGGGCCGTGGAGCATTCTTGGCCGCGTGGAAGAGATGGGAGTCATTGCCGATAGGGAAGCTCTTCCTGGGGCTGCCGGCTTCCAAGGACGCGGCGGGCACCGGGTTCGTGCCCGCCGGCAAGCTCAAGTCGGTACTGCCGCTCATCAAGGGCACGCCCAAGTACGGCGGCGTCATGCTGTGGGCCAAGTTCTATGACGACCGCATTGGATACAGCTCCGCCATCAAGAGCCACGTCTGA
- the LOC141021020 gene encoding acidic endochitinase SE2-like — protein sequence MASRVLTPLQLTATLLVALLATCHAGSIAVYWGQNDGEASLAETCASGNYEFVILAFLPKFGKGQTPQLDLGSHCDASSGGCKSQSKDIHSCQRGGVKVLLSIGGGDGSYGLSSPGDARQVAMYLWNNYLGGTSSFRPLGDAVLDGIDFDIELGGAKFWNDLATDLKNLGKKGDKTVLLSAAPQCPFPDEWDGNAINTGLFDFVWVQFYNNPECQFSAGRGAFMEAWKRWESVPAGKIFLGLPASKDAAGTGFVPAGELTSRVLPLIKGSPKYGGVMLWSKFYDDRTGYSSAIKSHV from the coding sequence ATGGCAAGCCGAGTTCTCACCCCCTTACAGCTTACCGCCACCCTCCTCGTGGCGCTACTCGCGACGTGCCATGCCGGCAGCATTGCCGTCTATTGGGGCCAGAACGACGGTGAGGCGTCGCTGGCCGAGACATGCGCGTCCGGAAATTATGAGTTTGTCATCCTGGCTTTCCTCCCCAAGTTCGGTAAGGGCCAGACGCCGCAGCTGGACCTCGGCAGCCACTGCGACGCCTCGTCGGGCGGCTGCAAAAGCCAGAGCAAGGACATCCACTCATGCCAGCGCGGCGGTGTCAAGGTCCTCCTCTCTATCGGCGGCGGAGACGGCAGCTACGGCCTCTCATCACCCGGTGATGCACGGCAGGTTGCCATGTACCTCTGGAACAACTACCTGGGCGGCACGTCATCGTTCCGTCCTCTCGGCGACGCCGTACTCGACggcatcgacttcgacatcgagCTTGGTGGTGCCAAGTTCTGGAACGATCTCGCTACGGACCTGAAGAACTTAGGAAAGAAGGGAGACAAAACCGTCCTGCTGAGCGCGGCACCGCAATGCCCGTTCCCGGACGAGTGGGACGGCAATGCAATCAACACGGGGCTCTTCGACTTCGTATGGGTGCAGTTCTACAACAACCCGGAGTGTCAGTTCAGCGCGGGGCGTGGAGCGTTCATGGAAGCATGGAAAAGATGGGAGTCGGTGCCGGCAGGGAAGATCTTCCTGGGACTGCCGGCCTCCAAGGACGCCGCAGGCACCGGGTTCGTGCCTGCCGGCGAGCTCACATCGCGCGTGCTTCCGCTCATCAAGGGCTCGCCCAAGTATGGCGGCGTCATGCTGTGGTCAAAGTTCTACGACGATCGCACTGGATACAGCTCTGCCATCAAGAGCCATGTGTGA